Proteins from a single region of Trichomycterus rosablanca isolate fTriRos1 chromosome 16, fTriRos1.hap1, whole genome shotgun sequence:
- the LOC134330438 gene encoding E3 ubiquitin-protein ligase RNF14-like isoform X1 codes for MEDREAQDDELLALVSIYDTEEFHRAESGQEGEIHLCLELPKDFKLLVDGEKRMEYDVSFLPPLVLSFELPADYPSTSAPVFTLSSKWLSRQQLTALCKRLDELWLENQGSVVLFTWIQFLKEEAVYFLGLQSPLKIPSNSRKHPQLDRSMSEGASKQAETAGVEKRKQPELDPRAVMEVEADADLLRLLLDFDEAQRQKVFDGKPFCCGICFTEKLGSSCMLFKECEHVYCKACLKEYFEIQIHDGNVQYLNCPEPECTSVATPSQVKLLVGEDEFARYDRLLLQFSLNLMADVVYCPRAMCGMAVMQEPDDSMGLCPSCRYAFCTLCKRTYHGLSHCPRTVKELEDDLKAEEEEKIAMDEYNSRKWLDENSKKCPYCGSNIQKEEGCNKMTCSFCKQHFCWTCLAPLSSEDPYSHFNEPGSRC; via the exons ATGGAGGACCGGGAAGCCCAAGATGATGAACTGCTGGCTCTAGTGAGTATTTATGATACAGAAGAGTTTCATCGGGCCGAATCAGGCCAGGAAGGTGAAATCCATCTGTGTCTTGAGCTTCCCAAGGACTTCAAGCTGCTGGTTGATG GGGAAAAACGCATGGAGTATGACGTGTCATTTTTGCCTCCCCTGGTTTTAAGCTTTGAGCTCCCTGCAGATTACCCTtccacatcagcaccagtttttACCCTGAGCTCCAAATGGCTGTCCAGACAACAG CTAACAGCTCTATGCAAGCGACTAGATGAGCTTTGGCTGGAGAACCAGGGCAGTGTGGTGCTTTTCACCTGGATTCAGTTTCTCAAAGAAGAAGCTGTGTACTTTCTGGGCCTGCAATCTCCTCTGAAGATCCCCAGCAATAGCAGAAAACATCCACAGCTTGACCGCAGCATGAGTGAGGGAGCATCGAAACAAGCAGAAACCGCCGGGGTGGAGAAGAGGAAACAGCCAGAACTGGACCCTCGTGCCGTTATGGAGGTGGAAGCTGACGCTGACCTGCTTCGTCTGTTGCTGGACTTTGACGAGGCGCAGCGGCAAAAGGTTTTTGATGGGAAACCCTTCTGCTGCGGTATCTGCTTCACTGAAAAGCTGGGCTCCAGCTGCATGCTCTTTAAAGAATGTGAGCACGTTTACTGTAAAGCCTGTCTGAAGGAGTACTTTGAGATTCAGATTCATGATGGCAacgtccagtaccttaattgccCTGAGCCAGAATGTACCTCTGTGGCTACTCCCTCACAG GTAAAGCTGCTGGTTGGGGAGGACGAGTTTGCACGCTATGACCGCTTGCTGCTGCAGTTCAGTCTGAACCTGATGGCGGATGTTGTGTACTGCCCACGGGCCATGTGTGGCATGGCTGTGATGCAAGAGCCAGATGACAGCATGGGCCTGTGTCCATCCTGCCGCTACGCCTTCTGCACACTGTGCAAGCGCACCTACCACGGTCTCTCACACTGCCCTCGTACTGTCA AAGAGCTTGAAGATGATCTAAAagcggaggaggaggagaaaatTGCCATGGACGAATACAACAGCAGAAAGTGGCTGGATGAGAACTCCAAAAAATGCCCATACTGTGGCAGTAACATCCAG AAGGAAGAAGGCTGTAACAAAATGACCTGCTCCTTCTGTAAACAGCACTTCTGTTGGACCTGCCTAGCACCTCTCTCCAGTGAGGACCCCTACAGCCACTTCAACGAACCCGGCTCGAGGTGCTAG
- the LOC134330438 gene encoding E3 ubiquitin-protein ligase RNF14-like isoform X2, whose amino-acid sequence MEDREAQDDELLALVSIYDTEEFHRAESGQEGEIHLCLELPKDFKLLVDGEKRMEYDVSFLPPLVLSFELPADYPSTSAPVFTLSSKWLSRQQLTALCKRLDELWLENQGSVVLFTWIQFLKEEAVYFLGLQSPLKIPSNSRKHPQLDRSMSEGASKQAETAGVEKRKQPELDPRAVMEVEADADLLRLLLDFDEAQRQKVFDGKPFCCGICFTEKLGSSCMLFKECEHVYCKACLKEYFEIQIHDGNVQYLNCPEPECTSVATPSQVKLLVGEDEFARYDRLLLQFSLNLMADVVYCPRAMCGMAVMQEPDDSMGLCPSCRYAFCTLCKRTYHGLSHCPRTVKLEDDLKAEEEEKIAMDEYNSRKWLDENSKKCPYCGSNIQKEEGCNKMTCSFCKQHFCWTCLAPLSSEDPYSHFNEPGSRC is encoded by the exons ATGGAGGACCGGGAAGCCCAAGATGATGAACTGCTGGCTCTAGTGAGTATTTATGATACAGAAGAGTTTCATCGGGCCGAATCAGGCCAGGAAGGTGAAATCCATCTGTGTCTTGAGCTTCCCAAGGACTTCAAGCTGCTGGTTGATG GGGAAAAACGCATGGAGTATGACGTGTCATTTTTGCCTCCCCTGGTTTTAAGCTTTGAGCTCCCTGCAGATTACCCTtccacatcagcaccagtttttACCCTGAGCTCCAAATGGCTGTCCAGACAACAG CTAACAGCTCTATGCAAGCGACTAGATGAGCTTTGGCTGGAGAACCAGGGCAGTGTGGTGCTTTTCACCTGGATTCAGTTTCTCAAAGAAGAAGCTGTGTACTTTCTGGGCCTGCAATCTCCTCTGAAGATCCCCAGCAATAGCAGAAAACATCCACAGCTTGACCGCAGCATGAGTGAGGGAGCATCGAAACAAGCAGAAACCGCCGGGGTGGAGAAGAGGAAACAGCCAGAACTGGACCCTCGTGCCGTTATGGAGGTGGAAGCTGACGCTGACCTGCTTCGTCTGTTGCTGGACTTTGACGAGGCGCAGCGGCAAAAGGTTTTTGATGGGAAACCCTTCTGCTGCGGTATCTGCTTCACTGAAAAGCTGGGCTCCAGCTGCATGCTCTTTAAAGAATGTGAGCACGTTTACTGTAAAGCCTGTCTGAAGGAGTACTTTGAGATTCAGATTCATGATGGCAacgtccagtaccttaattgccCTGAGCCAGAATGTACCTCTGTGGCTACTCCCTCACAG GTAAAGCTGCTGGTTGGGGAGGACGAGTTTGCACGCTATGACCGCTTGCTGCTGCAGTTCAGTCTGAACCTGATGGCGGATGTTGTGTACTGCCCACGGGCCATGTGTGGCATGGCTGTGATGCAAGAGCCAGATGACAGCATGGGCCTGTGTCCATCCTGCCGCTACGCCTTCTGCACACTGTGCAAGCGCACCTACCACGGTCTCTCACACTGCCCTCGTACTGTCA AGCTTGAAGATGATCTAAAagcggaggaggaggagaaaatTGCCATGGACGAATACAACAGCAGAAAGTGGCTGGATGAGAACTCCAAAAAATGCCCATACTGTGGCAGTAACATCCAG AAGGAAGAAGGCTGTAACAAAATGACCTGCTCCTTCTGTAAACAGCACTTCTGTTGGACCTGCCTAGCACCTCTCTCCAGTGAGGACCCCTACAGCCACTTCAACGAACCCGGCTCGAGGTGCTAG